In a single window of the Osmerus eperlanus chromosome 2, fOsmEpe2.1, whole genome shotgun sequence genome:
- the LOC134012910 gene encoding uncharacterized protein LOC134012910 encodes MLQVRAVPPPVACTSSLQTWHRPRTKGIHAEPVQDLVVRRPKPSARSVCKSTLYQAYTGSLPDPQVLSLGEGLKNLRPQPLISSVLHGLSQLSMVDSRFGPVPRGSPLSYQCPPVVKRGNYVQHPGAPTFPKLPLEGSTFPTTFPNVDPNSQQFLHLDSLTVTHEMAAEREEQTREQSECPLWQALRKPRVTASRFYEVSHVKGPSSGQTLAGRILKGVHQTPAMKRGLEREPQVLEQYSKHFNVNVSRCGFVIHPDAPHIGASPDARVYDPSAIPCFGLAEVKCPDISSISEAGHVKIVNGQAKLKQNHKYHWQVQGQLAVTGLSWCDFITDTEGDLTVERVWRDDEMIKEMVDLYFFGTYMNVYLQQKVK; translated from the exons AAAG GGGATCCATGCAGAGCCGGTTCAGGACTTGGTTGTTAGGAGACCAAAGCCATCTGCCAGGAGTGTATGCAAATCAACACTCTATCAAGCATACACAG GATCCCTCCCAGACCCGCAAGTCTTGTCTCTTGGGGAAGGACTGAAAAACCTCAGGCCGCAACCACTAATATCCTCAGTGCTGCATGGCTTGTCTCAACTCTCCATGGTCGACTCCAGGTTCGGACCTGTGCCGCGAGGTTCACCCCTGTCCTACCAGTGTCCTCCTGTGGTCAAACGCGGAAATTATGTCCAACACCCAGGTGCACCAACATTCCCTAAACTGCCTTTAGAGGGGTCAACATTTCCCACTACTTTTCCAAACGTTGACCCAAACTCCCAACAGTTTCTCCATTTGGACAGCTTAACTGTGACACACGAGAtggcagctgagagagaggagcagacacgTGAGCAGTCTGAGTGCCCATTATGGCAAGCTTTACGCAAGCCTAGAGTGACAGCTAGTAGGTTCTATGAggttagccatgtgaaagggccGTCTTCTGGTCAGACCCTGGCAGGGCGGATACTTAAGGGAGTACACCAGACTCCCGCCATGAAAAGGGGCCTTGAACGCGAGCCACAGGTGCTGGAACAATATTCAAAACAtttcaatgtaaatgtctcaCGCTGTGGATTTGTTATCCATCCCGATGCTCCTCACATCGGGGCTAGCCCCGATGCGAGGGTATATGACCCTAGTGCCATTCCGTGTTTTGGGCTTGCTGAAGTTAAGTGCCCAGACATCTCCAGCATTTCTGAGGCAGGACATGTAAAAATTGTGAATGGTCAGGCAAAACTGAAGCAGAATCATAAATACCACTGGCAGGTTCAAGGCCAACTGGCAGTAACTGGATTGAGTTGGTGCGATTTTATAACAGATACTGAGGGAGACTTAACAGTCGAAAGGGTCTGGAGGGATGATGAAATGATAAAAGAGATGGTGGACCTGTACTTCTTTGGTACATATATGAATGTGTATCTTCAGCAGAAAGTGAAATGA
- the LOC134037853 gene encoding uncharacterized protein LOC134037853, with protein sequence MVVYWSKAQKKGQTFEPISPSPTRRLQLVDEFFLFCCRVAAGLQEKVLADMFQVSVSTVSRVVITWANYLYLLLGSLPIWMSKQQVKNTMPSKFVQYSPDVRVIIDCTEVRCQNPSSLTLQSEVFSSYKNTTTLKGLIGIAPCSAVTFVSSLFTGSISDRELTEQSGLLDLLEPGDGCMADKGFTIEKLLADRGAMLIIPPFKMTAQFTKEDALKTQAIARLRILVERAIRRVKEYRIWEHTLPLTLSGTVNQLWTVCCVMTNFQGPLDLKGYIPVE encoded by the exons ATGGTGGTTTATTGGTCGAAAGCTCAGAAAAAGGGACAAACATTTGAACCCATTTCTCCCAGTCCAACGCGTAGGCTGCAACTGGTTGatgagttttttcttttctgctgCAGAGTTGCTGCAGGCCTGCAAGAGAAGGTGCTGGCTGACATGTTTCAGGTCAGTGTGTCCACTGTCTCCCGTGTTGTTATAACGTGGGCCAACTACCTTTACCTGCTCCTTGGCTCCCTTCCCATCTGGATGAGTAAACAGCAAGTCAAGAACACCATGCCAAGCAAATTTGTGCAGTACAGTCCAGATGTTCGGGTAATCATCGACTGCACCGAGGTGCGATGCCAGAATCCATCATCCCTCACTCTCCAGTCTGAGGTTTTCTCATCGTACAAAAACACGACAACCTTGAAGGGATTAATTGGGATTGCCCCATGTAGTGCTGTGACTTTTGTGTCAAGTCTCTTCACCGGCTCCATCTCTGACCGAGAGCTGACTGAACAAAGTGGACTGCTGGACTTACTGGAGCCAGGAGATGGCTGCATGGCAGACAAGGGTTTCACCATCGAGAAGCTGCTAGCTGACCGTGGGGCAATGCTGATTATACCACCCTTCAAGATGACAG CGCAGTTCACCAAAGAGGATGCTCTAAAAACACAAGCAATCGCCCGACTTCGAATCCTCGTGGAAAGAGCAATACGCAGAGTCAAGGAATATCGCATCTGggaacacactctccctctaacCTTGTCTGGGACAGTCAACCAGCTGTGGACCGTCTGCTGTGTGATGACCAACTTCCAGGGACCACTTGATTTAAAAGGCTACATCCCTGTTGAATAG